The Pseudomonadota bacterium genome contains a region encoding:
- the ribB gene encoding 3,4-dihydroxy-2-butanone-4-phosphate synthase: MIEQLKAIERAGRAIEEIKAGRMVILVDDEDRENEGDLTMAAELVTPEAITFMATKGCGLICVTLTAERVEALGLPMMVQSNRSPLQTAFTVSIEAAEGVTTGISAADRAHTIKVASDPGQSAKGIVSPGHVFPLRAMPGGVLQRTGQTEGSVDLARLAGLTPAGVICEIMKPDGTMARMDDLRGFAKEHGLHIVSIADLIEYRLQHDRLVERIDTREMELGGETRRAVFQVHAYKAAPGIRRHEYVALALGDVADGDWVPVRAHVSTLLEDALGARTRKASPTLRRVIDRIIERGRGVVLYLPSNDTIAEELAAGTNGAKAVPRDDRGVLREYGIGAQILLDLGVRKLQVISNNPRKMVGLEAWGFEATSQIGMEEV; encoded by the coding sequence GTGATCGAGCAGCTCAAGGCGATCGAGCGGGCGGGGCGCGCCATCGAGGAGATCAAGGCGGGGCGCATGGTGATCCTCGTCGACGACGAGGACCGCGAGAACGAGGGCGACCTCACGATGGCCGCCGAGCTCGTGACGCCCGAGGCGATCACGTTCATGGCGACCAAGGGGTGCGGCCTCATCTGCGTGACGCTCACGGCCGAGCGCGTCGAGGCGCTCGGGCTGCCGATGATGGTGCAGTCGAACCGCTCGCCGCTGCAGACCGCGTTCACCGTGTCGATAGAGGCCGCCGAGGGCGTGACGACCGGCATCAGCGCCGCGGATCGCGCCCACACGATCAAGGTCGCGTCCGATCCCGGGCAGAGCGCCAAGGGGATCGTCAGCCCCGGACACGTGTTCCCGCTGCGCGCCATGCCGGGCGGCGTGCTCCAGCGCACGGGGCAGACCGAGGGCTCGGTGGATCTCGCGCGGCTCGCCGGGCTCACGCCGGCGGGCGTGATCTGCGAGATCATGAAGCCCGACGGCACGATGGCGCGGATGGACGACCTGCGCGGCTTCGCGAAGGAGCACGGGCTGCACATCGTGAGCATCGCGGATCTCATCGAGTACCGCCTCCAGCACGACCGGCTCGTCGAGCGGATCGACACGCGCGAGATGGAGCTCGGCGGCGAGACGCGGCGCGCGGTGTTCCAGGTCCACGCCTACAAGGCCGCCCCGGGCATCCGCCGCCACGAGTACGTCGCCCTCGCGCTCGGCGACGTGGCCGACGGCGATTGGGTCCCGGTGCGCGCGCACGTGTCGACGCTGCTCGAGGACGCGCTCGGCGCGCGGACGCGGAAGGCGAGCCCGACGTTGCGCCGCGTCATCGACAGGATCATCGAACGGGGCCGGGGGGTCGTCCTCTACCTGCCCTCGAACGACACGATCGCCGAGGAGCTCGCGGCCGGGACGAACGGCGCCAAGGCCGTGCCCCGGGACGATCGGGGCGTGCTGCGCGAGTACGGGATCGGCGCGCAGATCCTGCTCGACCTGGGCGTCCGCAAGCTGCAGGTGATCTCCAACAACCCGCGGAAGATGGTCGGCCTCGAGGCGTGGGGCTTCGAGGCGACCTCGCAGATCGGCATGGAGGAGGTGTGA